The nucleotide sequence TGCATAAAGCTCAAGCAATACATCGTATAAAGTCTTCCCTTGTGTCTTATAGTAAGCGGCCGCTTCACAGATGAGCAACGAAGCAACTACCGCATCTTTGTCCCGTGCATACTTACCCGTTAGATAACCATAGCTCTCTTCATAACCAAAAGCGAAGTGATGCGAGCCTGTGCGTTCGAATTGCGTAATTAACTCTCCGATATATTTGAAGCCTGTTAATGTATTGAACACCGTACAACCGTAGGTCTTCGCAATATCTGCACCCATTTCACTTGTAACAATCGTCTTAATTACCGCAGCATTCGCTGGGAGTACCCCTTGCTCCTGCTGTTTCGAAAGCAAGTATTCAATCATTAAGGCTCCCGATTGATTACCAGAAAGGACAACATATTGCCCTTGCTCGTTTTTCACCACTGCGCCCATACGGTCGCAATCGGGGTCGGTTCCGATAATAATATCGGCGCTCACTTGGTCGGCAAGCTTAATTGCAAGCGTGAACGCTTCTTGCTCCTCTGGGTTTGGTGACTTCACAGTCGGGAACATTCCATCCGGCTTTTCTTGCTCGGGTACGACATGCACATTAGTGAAACCCGCTTGTGAGAGTACGCTACGAATAGGAAGATTACCTGCACCATGAAGCGGTGTAAACACGACGTTTAACACTGCACCCGCTCCAGCTTTAATGATTTGCGGTTGTACGGTTTGTGCCACAACAGTGTCAATGTAACGCTGGTCGGCATCTTCTCCGAGCCAAACGATTAATCCTTGCTGCTCTGCTTCAGCTTGTGTTAGACGCTTCACTTGGTCGAACGAAGCGATGTCACGGATGTGTGCGATCACTTGCTCCGCTTGATGAGGTACAAGCTGTCCCCCATCAGCGCCATAAACTTTATAACCGTTATATTCTGGTGGATTATGGCTGGCTGTAACTACGATACCGCCTGTTGCTTGCAGGTCACGCACTGCAAATGATAGCTGAGGAGTTGGACGAAGGGAGTGGAATACGTATGTACGAATACCATTAGCCGCAAGTACACACGCAGCTTCAAGGGTGAATACATCTGAGTTTTGTCTGGAATCGTGAGCAATTACGACAGAGGGGTGATCTGCTTGCCCCAATAGGAAGTTGGCGAAGCCTTGGGTTGCTTTGCCTATGACGTATCGGTTCATACGGTTCGTACCAGCGCCCATCACACCACGCAAGCCACCCGTCCCGAACTCTAGTTCACGAAAGAAACGATCTTCAATCTCATTCGATTGTCCCACAAGTGACCGTAACTCCTCCTTCGTTACCTCATCCACATTAACATCATCCAGCCAATCCTGATAAACCTCCACAGCCGTTTTCATCCACTTCTCTCCCTCTCTCTTTGATTAACCTTTAGACGGATCAGACAGAGCGAACATAAGCTCACCTTCTGCGACAACAGTATCGCCGACTTTAGCAACGCCTCTGCCTTTACCGATGGGTCCTTTAAGGCGCGTAACTTCAAGCTCCAATATTAACGTATCACCAGGCTTCACCTGACCACGGAAACGGAATTCGTCAATACCGGCGAAGAAGCCCAGCTTTCCACGATTCTCTTCCAGTGACAGCATAGCGACCGTCCCTACCTGAGCAAGCGCCTCGACGATCAAGACGCCAGGCATAACCGGATAACCTGGAAAGTGTCCGACAAAAAAAGGCTCGTTCATCGTAACATTTTTAAGACCGACCGCGCGCTTACCCGGTTCAACCTCTAAAATACGATCAACGAGTAAAAATGGGGGACGGTGCGGGATAATCTCTTGAATTTGTACAATATCCAACATATCAATGACCTCCTATAGTTGACGCAAGCGAAATACTAACTGACGCTATACGCGATTTAAACTTCTAAATTTCATTAAATAAACAATGGATGCAACATAAGACATTACAATGCCACACCACAGTACGGTAATGCCACCATTCAACTCCAACATGAGACAGACAACTGCCAAATAATAGATGACTACTGTCATTTTGCCCAGTCGATTGGCTGGAACGGTTTTAAATCCACGAAAATGGAAATAGGCCGATGTCATAATCATTCCGATCTCTCTGAATGCCATTACAGCAAAAGCTACCCAAGGCATCACCTTTCCTACCAGCAATGCAATAATGACGGCCAGCATCATTAACTTGTCAGCTAACGGATCAAGCATCATCCCGGTAACTGTAACTTGACCATTACGTCTCGCTAAATAACCATCAAGTATGTCTGTAAGTCCCGCTATGAGGACGATGAATAGTGCCGTAATTGGATTTCCATTCAGATAAAGCAGAAGAAACACAGGAATCAGAACAAAACGGGACATCGTAAGTAAATTAGGTATATTCATTCCCTGTCTTCCTCCGATTCTCTAAAGTTCCCCACCATTATACTCGCTCTTCTCTACAAATGAAAACTCCCCGACTGCAAGCCGGGGAGTTGCAGGGCACGTTAACTGCCCTCCGCGAACACTAAATCATACATATGCTTCCATGTCCTAATATCGAACACATCTGATAAAGGTTGTTTCCCCAAAACAGAATAGCCAATCGCTAAACCAACAATAATTGCAATAATACAGACCAATGGAATAGTAAGAATCTTAATGCTAGTCCAAATCACTCGTGCAACAATTCGTCCAGAGGATGGACGCTTGTCCACGTCTGCTGAACGAGAACTTACTGCCATGTCATTCCTCACTCCTTAAAGCATGCGAACCTTCTATTGAAACTGTCGGTCAGAAGCTGTCGATCAGCCGAAGTCAACGATCAAGCCATTCGCTCTATTATACCTATGCCCGTAAGTTATTGGCCATACCCATCATTTGCTCACTTGAGGAAAGTGCGCGAGCAGTTAATTGATATGCACGCTGTACCATAACAAGGTCAGTCATTTCTTCCGCCATATCGACGTTGGAGTTTTCTACGAAGCCCTGCCGTACCGCTACGCCTGACTCACTCGATGGACGACCTGTTACATCACTTACGACATCGGTCCAGTTTACATTCTCAGGTATTCCATAGAGATTGTCCGCAACAGCTTGCAAAAGCTCTGGTTTAGTTGCTTGTACGAGCTTAAGCTGTCCCAGTTCGATTGGCGGCATACCTTCTGAACCGATTGCAGTTAATTTGCCATCCGCAGCCACCGATAATTGATACCCGCTAGGCACATTAATAAAGCTGTCTGCTCCATTGACACTTGCGACAACGGGATAACCTGCATTCGTTACGAGAATGCTATCACCATTGCCAGTAGCCATCAACTGCAATGCGCCGTGTCTCGATACAGCTGGTGAACTATCTAATGTCGTCCCTGTACGAACCTCGAACAATCCGTTGCCTTCAATCGCAATATCCGTCGCATTCCCCGTCTGTTGCAGCACGCCTTGCGAGAAATCAAGTTGCATCGTGGATAGCTTAGCTCCCCAGCCTTGCGTAAAACCAAGCGGAGTTCGGCGCCCACTGAAGTTGAAATCATCCAAGTGCGGATTGATGTTTGTGAGGATGTCTTCGAAGATAGCAGTTTTGCGCTTGTAGCCAACTGTATTAGAGTTCGCAATGTTATCCGCTAACAAATCAAGCTTCTTCTGAAGGGAGCCCATCGATGCAGAGGCTGAAATCATGGAGTTATTCATATTGGACACACTCCTCTATTTATACTTTACCTACTTCGTTAACTGCTTTATCTAAGCTTCTATCGTAAAATTGGATCACTTTCTGGTTCGCTTCATATGCACGAAGTGCTGACATAATATCCACCGCAGATTGCGCAGCATTGACGTTCGAGCCTTCCAAGAAGCCTTGCTTAACCTCGACCCGATCATTCGCATCTACTTGGCGAATGCCTGCCGCTTCGCCTGTGTAGCTAAACAAGCCATCTCCGGAACGAAGCAATTCATTCGGGTTGTTAACGAGCATTAATCTAAGCTGTGGATTACCATCAATGGCCTCGCCTGTGCTTGCATCAACCAAGCTACCGTTCGCGGCCACTGTAATATTGTCCCAAGCGACGTTTGTGATAATCGGCTGGCCATCAGCACCCAGTACAGGAAAACCCTCAGACGTAACAAGCGTACCATCCGATGCGGTTTTGAAGCTGCCGTCTCGCGTATATTGCTCTCCACCTTGTGGAGTCAGTACAGAAAAGTAAGCTTGAGGCTGATAAGTGACTTGTCCGTTTGGATCTACATATTTGCCAGAGCCATCAAACACAGCACCAGGTACAAGCACATCTGAGACGAGCGCCATATCCTGATAGCGATGTGTCTGCTTCAGATCACCTTGGGTCATCAGCATTAAATTTTCCTCTGCGAAAACACCTGTGCTTAGTCGTCCCACTTTATCACTCGATTGATTCGGACCACCCATAGCTGAGATCAACATATTCGGAAAGGAGCGATTGACGACTGCAGAAGCTTTAAAGCCCGGAGTATTGAGATTTGTTATATTGTTCGTCACTGTGTCGTGAAATCGTTGCTGTGCTTGCATCCCTGACGCTGCTGTATATAAGCCTCTTAACATTCTGGTCCCTCCTTAGTGATATTTGCGTGTCATCTTATCCAGATGGTCAAGCATAATGCCCGTCCCTTTAACTACGCAATGCATGGGATCTTCAGCGATGAGTACTGGTACTTTGATTTCGTCCGATAATAAAGCATCTAATCCATCTAGCAGCGCACCGCCGCCTGTGAGGATAACTCCTCTATCGATAATATCTGCCGACAATTCTGGTGGCGTCCGTTCAAGCACTGACTTCGCGGAGGATACGATCGACATTACGGGCTCCCACAAAGCTTCGCGAACTTCATCGGAATGGATCGTTACTGTAAGTGGCAAGCCTGATACCATGTCACGACCGCGAATGTCCATCTCCTCACGACGTCCATCAAGATGGACCGTGCCGATCTTAATTTTAATATCTTCACTCGTCCGTTCACCAATCAGCAGCTTATATTTGTTCTTTATGTATTTCATAATCGCCGCATCGAACTTGTCCCCTGCGACTTTAAGAGAAGAGGCGGTTACAACGTCGCCCATCGAAAGAACGGCTACATCCGTTGTGCCTCCGCCTATATCAACTACCATATTTCCGCTTGGTTGAAAGATGTCCATGCCCGCTCCAATTGCAGCAGCCTTCGCTTCTTCCTCAAGGAACACCTCTTTAGCACCGCTCCGCTCAGCAGCTTCGCGTATTGCCTTCTGCTCAACAGAAGTAATATTCGATGGCGCGCAGATCAGAATACGAGGACGGCTATACCAATTACGCCCACCAGCACGTTGAATAAACGACTTCAACATCATATCTGTCACTTCAAAGTCTGCTATAACTCCATCACGCAATGGACGAATCGCAATGATATTGCCCGGAGTACGACCAACCATACGACGA is from Candidatus Cohnella colombiensis and encodes:
- a CDS encoding flagellar hook-basal body protein — translated: MLRGLYTAASGMQAQQRFHDTVTNNITNLNTPGFKASAVVNRSFPNMLISAMGGPNQSSDKVGRLSTGVFAEENLMLMTQGDLKQTHRYQDMALVSDVLVPGAVFDGSGKYVDPNGQVTYQPQAYFSVLTPQGGEQYTRDGSFKTASDGTLVTSEGFPVLGADGQPIITNVAWDNITVAANGSLVDASTGEAIDGNPQLRLMLVNNPNELLRSGDGLFSYTGEAAGIRQVDANDRVEVKQGFLEGSNVNAAQSAVDIMSALRAYEANQKVIQFYDRSLDKAVNEVGKV
- the mreB gene encoding rod shape-determining protein MreB — encoded protein: MFSKDIGIDLGTANVSIHVKGKGVVLDEPSVVAIESDTKRVLAVGEEARRMVGRTPGNIIAIRPLRDGVIADFEVTDMMLKSFIQRAGGRNWYSRPRILICAPSNITSVEQKAIREAAERSGAKEVFLEEEAKAAAIGAGMDIFQPSGNMVVDIGGGTTDVAVLSMGDVVTASSLKVAGDKFDAAIMKYIKNKYKLLIGERTSEDIKIKIGTVHLDGRREEMDIRGRDMVSGLPLTVTIHSDEVREALWEPVMSIVSSAKSVLERTPPELSADIIDRGVILTGGGALLDGLDALLSDEIKVPVLIAEDPMHCVVKGTGIMLDHLDKMTRKYH
- a CDS encoding flagellar hook-basal body protein, encoding MNNSMISASASMGSLQKKLDLLADNIANSNTVGYKRKTAIFEDILTNINPHLDDFNFSGRRTPLGFTQGWGAKLSTMQLDFSQGVLQQTGNATDIAIEGNGLFEVRTGTTLDSSPAVSRHGALQLMATGNGDSILVTNAGYPVVASVNGADSFINVPSGYQLSVAADGKLTAIGSEGMPPIELGQLKLVQATKPELLQAVADNLYGIPENVNWTDVVSDVTGRPSSESGVAVRQGFVENSNVDMAEEMTDLVMVQRAYQLTARALSSSEQMMGMANNLRA
- a CDS encoding DNA-directed RNA polymerase subunit beta, translating into MAVSSRSADVDKRPSSGRIVARVIWTSIKILTIPLVCIIAIIVGLAIGYSVLGKQPLSDVFDIRTWKHMYDLVFAEGS
- the fabZ gene encoding 3-hydroxyacyl-ACP dehydratase FabZ — encoded protein: MLDIVQIQEIIPHRPPFLLVDRILEVEPGKRAVGLKNVTMNEPFFVGHFPGYPVMPGVLIVEALAQVGTVAMLSLEENRGKLGFFAGIDEFRFRGQVKPGDTLILELEVTRLKGPIGKGRGVAKVGDTVVAEGELMFALSDPSKG
- a CDS encoding phospho-sugar mutase, which translates into the protein MKTAVEVYQDWLDDVNVDEVTKEELRSLVGQSNEIEDRFFRELEFGTGGLRGVMGAGTNRMNRYVIGKATQGFANFLLGQADHPSVVIAHDSRQNSDVFTLEAACVLAANGIRTYVFHSLRPTPQLSFAVRDLQATGGIVVTASHNPPEYNGYKVYGADGGQLVPHQAEQVIAHIRDIASFDQVKRLTQAEAEQQGLIVWLGEDADQRYIDTVVAQTVQPQIIKAGAGAVLNVVFTPLHGAGNLPIRSVLSQAGFTNVHVVPEQEKPDGMFPTVKSPNPEEQEAFTLAIKLADQVSADIIIGTDPDCDRMGAVVKNEQGQYVVLSGNQSGALMIEYLLSKQQEQGVLPANAAVIKTIVTSEMGADIAKTYGCTVFNTLTGFKYIGELITQFERTGSHHFAFGYEESYGYLTGKYARDKDAVVASLLICEAAAYYKTQGKTLYDVLLELYAKHGTYLEKLESRTLKGKDGLEKIATIMQDWRENSPAEIGGVLVERSLDYAKGLDGLPAENVLKYMLADGSWFCLRPSGTEPKLKVYFAVRGTDIEGASAALKQLVTAVMSRVDSLA
- a CDS encoding CDP-alcohol phosphatidyltransferase family protein, which translates into the protein MNIPNLLTMSRFVLIPVFLLLYLNGNPITALFIVLIAGLTDILDGYLARRNGQVTVTGMMLDPLADKLMMLAVIIALLVGKVMPWVAFAVMAFREIGMIMTSAYFHFRGFKTVPANRLGKMTVVIYYLAVVCLMLELNGGITVLWCGIVMSYVASIVYLMKFRSLNRV